One genomic segment of Sphingobacteriales bacterium includes these proteins:
- the nuoK gene encoding NADH-quinone oxidoreductase subunit NuoK: MTPFLLLLHAIPISHYLILSSILFSIGVMGVLIRRNAIVILMCIELMLNAVNLLLAAFSTHLNDASGQIFVFFIMVVAAAEAAVGLAILMMVYRNTKSTDISFLDKLKW; the protein is encoded by the coding sequence ATGACCCCATTCTTATTACTTTTACACGCCATACCAATCAGCCATTACCTTATACTTAGCAGTATTTTATTTAGTATTGGTGTTATGGGCGTACTTATCAGACGCAATGCAATTGTTATATTAATGTGCATCGAACTTATGCTTAATGCCGTAAACTTGCTTTTGGCAGCATTTAGTACCCACTTAAACGATGCCTCCGGACAAATTTTTGTGTTTTTTATAATGGTGGTGGCGGCAGCCGAAGCCGCCGTTGGACTAGCCATTTTAATGATGGTTTATCGCAATACAAAATCAACTGATATTAGCTTTTTAGACA
- a CDS encoding NADH-quinone oxidoreductase subunit J has translation MLLVLFYIFAVIAIITSLLMVFTQNPIHSVLYLIATFFTIAGNYILLNAQFLAIVHIIVYAGAIMVLFLFVLMLLNLNEDTEPQNSSLIQTIAVITSGLLVVTLLGALRGSEQLQLPTQHDPNLGLVKNLGQKLFTDFVVPFEISSVLFLAAMVGAVLIGKRNSNAENATK, from the coding sequence ATGCTTTTAGTTCTTTTTTATATATTTGCCGTTATAGCTATTATAACATCGCTGCTAATGGTATTTACCCAAAACCCCATTCATAGCGTACTATACCTAATTGCCACCTTTTTTACCATTGCCGGAAACTATATATTACTAAATGCCCAATTTTTGGCCATCGTACATATTATTGTTTATGCGGGGGCAATTATGGTACTGTTTTTATTTGTGCTAATGTTGTTAAACCTTAACGAAGATACAGAACCGCAAAACTCGTCCCTCATTCAAACCATTGCCGTCATTACGAGCGGCCTTTTGGTAGTAACTTTATTAGGTGCGTTGCGCGGCTCAGAGCAACTGCAGTTGCCAACACAACATGACCCCAACCTCGGCTTGGTAAAAAACTTAGGGCAAAAATTATTTACCGACTTTGTTGTGCCCTTCGAAATTTCATCGGTACTGTTTTTGGCAGCTATGGTGGGAGCAGTATTAATAGGCAAACGCAACTCAAACGCAGAAAACGCAACAAAATAA
- a CDS encoding NADH-quinone oxidoreductase subunit I, whose translation MQPLTNRSKLVGKKEMTFWERLYLPAIFGGMWITLKHFFRKKNTVRYPEVQREFSQVYRGQHVLKRDENGAERCTACGLCAVACPAEAITMTAAERKPGEENLYREEKYAAIYEINMLRCIFCGLCEEACPKEAIFLTDRIVHTEYGRAEFIYGKDKLVEPEDNDKRIDVSKRQDWRLKQLDNKH comes from the coding sequence ATGCAACCGCTTACCAACCGCTCAAAATTAGTGGGAAAAAAAGAAATGACCTTCTGGGAACGCCTATACCTTCCGGCTATTTTTGGTGGAATGTGGATTACCCTGAAGCATTTCTTCCGGAAAAAAAATACCGTGCGCTACCCAGAGGTTCAACGCGAATTTAGTCAGGTATATCGCGGACAGCACGTTTTAAAACGCGACGAAAATGGTGCCGAACGCTGCACCGCTTGTGGCCTTTGCGCCGTTGCCTGCCCCGCCGAAGCCATTACAATGACCGCTGCCGAACGCAAACCAGGAGAAGAAAACCTATACCGCGAAGAAAAATACGCCGCCATTTATGAAATAAATATGTTGCGCTGTATTTTTTGCGGCCTGTGCGAAGAAGCCTGCCCCAAAGAAGCTATTTTTTTAACCGACCGCATAGTGCATACCGAGTATGGCCGCGCCGAGTTTATTTATGGTAAAGATAAATTGGTTGAACCCGAAGATAACGATAAACGAATTGATGTTAGCAAGCGGCAAGATTGGCGACTAAAACAATTAGATAACAAACATTAA
- the nuoH gene encoding NADH-quinone oxidoreductase subunit NuoH, whose protein sequence is MDFAFLLEKTIFIVIIFAITLLIALYSTYGERKIAAFLQDRLGPDRAGPWGLLQPLADGGKMFFKEDFIPAKASKFLFILGPGIAMFTALMTSSVIPWGTSLNLFGREISLQVADIDIGILFIMGMVSVGVYGIMIGGWASNNKYSLYGAIRASSQMISYELAMGISIIAIIMMSGSLNLKDIVAQQAGFNWNVFYQPLGFILFFTCALAECNRAPFDLPECETELVGGYHTEYGSMKLGFYLFAEYINMFISSAIISTLYFGGYNFPFMHSLGLSANAVSIIGIFVLFAKIFFFIFTFMWIRWTLPRFRYDQLMHLGWKTLVPLSLLNMLLTGIFSLIFK, encoded by the coding sequence ATGGACTTTGCCTTTCTGCTCGAAAAAACCATTTTTATAGTTATAATATTTGCTATTACCTTATTAATTGCCCTATACTCAACGTATGGCGAGCGCAAAATTGCCGCCTTTTTGCAAGACCGCCTTGGCCCCGACCGCGCTGGCCCTTGGGGACTTTTACAGCCTTTGGCCGATGGTGGCAAAATGTTTTTCAAAGAGGACTTTATCCCGGCTAAAGCATCTAAATTTTTGTTTATTTTAGGGCCAGGCATTGCCATGTTCACTGCCCTTATGACAAGTTCGGTAATACCCTGGGGTACAAGTTTAAACCTTTTTGGCCGCGAGATTTCGTTACAAGTAGCCGATATTGATATTGGAATTTTATTTATTATGGGCATGGTATCGGTGGGTGTCTATGGTATAATGATTGGTGGTTGGGCATCAAACAATAAATATTCGTTATATGGAGCTATTAGGGCATCGTCTCAAATGATTAGTTACGAGCTTGCCATGGGTATTTCTATTATCGCAATTATTATGATGAGCGGTTCGCTAAACCTTAAAGATATTGTAGCACAACAAGCAGGTTTTAACTGGAATGTATTTTATCAGCCACTCGGATTTATTTTGTTTTTCACTTGTGCTTTGGCCGAATGTAACCGCGCACCATTTGATCTTCCGGAATGTGAAACTGAATTAGTAGGCGGCTATCACACCGAATATGGTTCAATGAAATTAGGCTTTTATTTATTTGCCGAATATATCAATATGTTTATTTCCTCGGCAATTATTTCAACCTTATATTTTGGCGGGTACAATTTTCCCTTCATGCACAGTCTTGGCTTGTCGGCAAACGCTGTTAGTATCATTGGCATCTTCGTACTTTTTGCAAAAATATTTTTCTTCATTTTTACCTTTATGTGGATCCGTTGGACCTTGCCCCGATTTAGGTACGACCAATTAATGCACTTAGGATGGAAAACCTTAGTACCACTCAGCCTTTTGAATATGTTGCTAACCGGAATTTTTTCACTCATTTTTAAATAG
- a CDS encoding (2Fe-2S)-binding protein has product MAKVKIDGFEVEVPDGTTILNAARQIGGEIVPPAMCYYSSLKGSGGKCRTCLVEISKNSAQNPNPSPKLVASCSTPVADGMEILNITSPKVLEARKGVVEFLLINHPLDCPICDQAGECHLQDLSYEHGVGSTRYEEDRRVFNKIDIGPYVQLHMTRCILCYRCVYVADQLTDQRVHGVLNRGDVSEISTYIKNSIENDFSGNVIDVCPVGALTDKTFRFKSRVWFLKPMDVHRKCENPKCCGKAVAWMFGDEIFRITARRDKYDEVLEYICNTCRFDKKNITDWVVEGPRTIDSHSVISQNHYTKLLDRAPIKHKKTLK; this is encoded by the coding sequence ATGGCTAAAGTTAAAATAGACGGCTTCGAAGTAGAGGTTCCAGACGGAACGACCATATTAAATGCAGCCCGGCAAATTGGAGGCGAAATTGTGCCTCCGGCAATGTGTTATTACAGCAGTTTAAAGGGCAGTGGTGGTAAATGCCGCACGTGCTTGGTTGAAATTTCAAAAAACTCGGCACAAAACCCCAATCCATCGCCTAAATTGGTTGCTTCGTGCTCTACACCTGTAGCCGATGGCATGGAAATACTTAATATAACCAGTCCAAAAGTACTTGAAGCCCGAAAAGGGGTAGTTGAATTTTTACTGATAAACCACCCCCTCGATTGCCCAATTTGCGACCAGGCAGGCGAGTGCCATTTGCAAGATCTTTCTTACGAGCATGGCGTTGGGAGTACACGATACGAAGAAGACCGTCGCGTTTTTAATAAAATAGATATTGGGCCTTACGTTCAGTTACACATGACCCGCTGTATTTTATGTTACCGTTGTGTTTATGTGGCCGACCAACTTACCGACCAACGGGTGCATGGCGTACTTAACCGGGGTGATGTCAGCGAAATTAGCACCTATATTAAAAACAGTATTGAAAACGATTTTTCGGGAAACGTAATTGACGTTTGCCCTGTTGGCGCACTTACCGATAAAACTTTTCGGTTTAAAAGTCGCGTTTGGTTTTTAAAACCCATGGATGTTCATAGAAAATGTGAAAACCCCAAGTGTTGCGGCAAAGCAGTGGCGTGGATGTTTGGCGACGAAATTTTTAGAATAACTGCCCGCCGAGATAAATACGATGAAGTATTAGAATATATTTGCAATACTTGCCGTTTCGACAAAAAAAATATTACCGACTGGGTTGTTGAAGGTCCGCGCACCATTGACAGCCATTCGGTTATTTCGCAAAACCATTACACAAAACTCCTTGACCGAGCCCCCATAAAACATAAAAAGACCTTAAAATAA
- the nuoF gene encoding NADH-quinone oxidoreductase subunit NuoF, whose translation MDRQLLLEHIKVENIALYETYRKMGGYRSVEKALKSLSPQEVVDEVKKSGLRGRGGAGFPTGLKWSFLAKPEGVPRYLLCNADESEPGTFKDRYLMEKIPHLLIEGMIVSSYALGCNTAYIYIRGEYMFVLRILEKAIAEAYAAGWLGKNILGTGYDLDLYVAPGAGAYICGEETALIESLEGKRGNPRIKPPFPAVKGLWGCPSVVNNVETIAAVVPIINDGGDEYAKIGVGKSTGTKLISACGNINNPGVFEIELGVPVEEFIYSDQYCGGIAKGKRLKACVPGGSSVPILPTHLITKTAAGTDRIMTYESLSEGGFVSGSMLGSGGFIVYDEDQCIVRNTWNFTRFYHHESCGQCSPCREGTGWMEKVLHRLEYGHGHMHDIDLLVNVAKNIEGNTICPLGDAAAWPVASAIRHFREEFEWHVRQPQLSQERNYGLLQGLQQVGA comes from the coding sequence ATGGATCGACAATTATTATTAGAACATATAAAGGTAGAAAATATTGCTTTATACGAAACCTATCGGAAAATGGGTGGTTACCGCTCAGTTGAAAAAGCGTTAAAGAGCCTTAGTCCGCAAGAAGTAGTGGACGAAGTTAAAAAATCGGGGTTGCGTGGGCGTGGTGGCGCGGGCTTCCCAACGGGCTTAAAATGGAGCTTTTTGGCTAAACCCGAAGGTGTACCGCGTTACCTGCTGTGCAATGCCGACGAAAGTGAACCCGGCACATTTAAAGACCGGTATTTGATGGAAAAAATTCCGCACCTTTTAATCGAAGGCATGATTGTGTCGAGTTACGCTTTGGGGTGTAACACGGCTTATATTTATATCAGAGGCGAGTACATGTTTGTATTGCGGATATTAGAAAAAGCAATTGCCGAAGCCTATGCCGCCGGCTGGTTAGGTAAAAATATATTAGGAACAGGTTATGACTTAGATTTATACGTTGCCCCCGGTGCCGGAGCTTATATTTGCGGCGAAGAAACCGCCCTTATTGAAAGCTTAGAAGGCAAACGTGGTAACCCGCGCATTAAACCACCTTTTCCGGCAGTTAAAGGTTTGTGGGGCTGCCCCAGCGTAGTAAATAACGTAGAAACAATTGCCGCCGTTGTGCCCATTATTAACGATGGTGGAGACGAATATGCTAAAATTGGAGTGGGCAAAAGTACCGGAACAAAACTTATTTCGGCGTGTGGCAATATTAATAATCCCGGAGTTTTTGAAATAGAATTAGGTGTACCCGTCGAAGAATTTATTTACAGCGACCAATATTGTGGTGGCATTGCCAAAGGCAAACGTCTAAAAGCCTGTGTTCCGGGTGGTTCGTCGGTGCCAATTTTACCAACTCACCTTATAACAAAAACAGCCGCCGGCACCGACCGCATAATGACTTACGAAAGCCTCTCGGAAGGTGGCTTTGTAAGTGGCTCTATGCTGGGCTCGGGCGGATTTATTGTTTACGACGAAGACCAGTGCATTGTGCGCAACACTTGGAATTTTACCCGGTTTTACCACCACGAAAGCTGTGGACAATGCAGCCCCTGCCGCGAAGGTACCGGATGGATGGAAAAAGTGCTTCATAGGTTAGAATACGGACACGGACACATGCACGATATTGATTTATTAGTAAACGTGGCTAAAAATATAGAAGGAAATACAATTTGTCCGCTCGGCGATGCTGCCGCCTGGCCCGTAGCAAGTGCTATCAGGCATTTTAGAGAAGAATTTGAATGGCATGTTCGGCAGCCGCAACTAAGCCAAGAACGCAATTATGGACTTTTACAAGGGCTGCAGCAAGTTGGAGCTTAA
- a CDS encoding NAD(P)H-dependent oxidoreductase subunit E → MTSVPQFTPISFSAETMADVQRIIAMFPEGKQKSALLRILHIAQKEFGDWLSPEVMDYVADLLKIQPIEVYEVASFYTMYNLKPVGKVLLEVCRTGPCCTVGAERILQYIERKLGITVGQTTPDGMFTVRGVECLGACGYAPMMQVGEKYYEFLTESKIDQLIEEFRQNPPETR, encoded by the coding sequence ATGACGAGCGTACCACAATTTACCCCCATAAGTTTTTCAGCGGAAACAATGGCCGACGTGCAGCGCATTATTGCCATGTTTCCGGAAGGAAAACAAAAAAGTGCCCTTTTACGCATCTTACACATAGCACAAAAAGAATTTGGTGATTGGTTAAGCCCCGAAGTAATGGACTACGTGGCCGATCTATTAAAAATTCAACCTATTGAAGTGTACGAGGTTGCCTCGTTTTACACCATGTACAACCTTAAACCCGTAGGCAAAGTGTTACTTGAAGTTTGCAGAACAGGCCCTTGCTGTACGGTTGGTGCCGAGCGCATCTTACAATATATTGAGCGAAAACTGGGCATAACCGTTGGGCAAACAACACCCGACGGCATGTTTACCGTGCGAGGCGTTGAATGTTTGGGTGCTTGTGGTTACGCCCCAATGATGCAGGTAGGCGAAAAATATTACGAATTTTTAACCGAAAGTAAAATTGATCAACTGATAGAAGAATTTAGGCAAAACCCACCTGAAACAAGGTAA
- the tsaD gene encoding tRNA (adenosine(37)-N6)-threonylcarbamoyltransferase complex transferase subunit TsaD yields the protein MELPNKETKNITILAIESSCDDTSAAVIQNGRVLSNIVANQRIHEAWGGVVPELASRAHQLHIIPVVDAALKQAKIDLQHLSAVAFTLGPGLIGSLVVGVSFAKSLALALNIPIIAVNHMRAHVLAHFIDAPIPQFPFLCLTVSGGHTQLVKLSSPYKMQVVGQTLDDAAGEAFDKTAKMLQLPYPGGPLIDKYAQNGNALAFPFPVPKADGKFNFSFSGLKTSVLYFLQKQTTENPNFISQNLADICASIQYTIVKSLIKKLENAARYYKITQIGIAGGVSANTLLRQEVAALAQRNGWQAFIPDFEYCTDNAAMIAIAAHYQYLEGNFADQEVSPVARLEV from the coding sequence ATGGAATTACCCAACAAGGAAACCAAAAACATTACCATTTTAGCCATCGAAAGCTCGTGCGATGATACTTCGGCTGCCGTAATACAAAATGGCCGTGTGCTGAGTAATATTGTGGCCAACCAGCGTATTCACGAGGCATGGGGTGGCGTAGTGCCCGAGTTAGCTTCGCGGGCGCACCAATTGCATATTATTCCAGTGGTTGACGCTGCGCTTAAACAGGCTAAAATTGATTTACAGCATTTAAGTGCGGTTGCATTTACGCTTGGTCCCGGATTAATTGGCTCGTTGGTAGTGGGGGTAAGTTTTGCCAAATCATTGGCCTTGGCGTTAAACATACCAATTATTGCGGTAAACCACATGCGGGCGCACGTGTTAGCCCATTTTATTGATGCGCCAATACCACAATTTCCATTTTTATGCCTTACCGTTTCGGGGGGGCACACGCAATTGGTAAAACTAAGCTCGCCGTACAAAATGCAGGTAGTTGGCCAAACCCTTGACGATGCTGCGGGCGAAGCTTTTGACAAAACAGCGAAAATGTTGCAATTACCCTACCCCGGCGGCCCTTTAATTGACAAATACGCACAAAACGGCAATGCGTTGGCCTTTCCGTTTCCGGTGCCAAAGGCGGACGGCAAGTTTAATTTTAGTTTTTCGGGACTAAAAACTTCGGTTTTGTACTTTTTACAAAAACAAACAACAGAAAATCCCAATTTTATTAGTCAAAATTTAGCCGATATTTGTGCCTCCATCCAATATACCATTGTAAAATCGCTGATAAAAAAATTAGAAAATGCTGCCCGATATTATAAAATTACCCAAATAGGTATTGCCGGAGGGGTGTCGGCTAACACGCTTTTGCGCCAAGAGGTAGCTGCATTAGCTCAACGCAACGGCTGGCAGGCTTTTATTCCGGATTTTGAATACTGCACCGATAATGCCGCCATGATTGCCATTGCTGCCCACTATCAATATTTGGAGGGTAATTTTGCCGATCAGGAGGTTTCGCCTGTTGCCAGACTTGAGGTTTAG
- the acs gene encoding acetate--CoA ligase, with amino-acid sequence MRISSNADYQTAYQKSIDNPEAFWNEIAQNFTWRQPWHTTLNWNFTEPKVEWFVGGQLNITENCIDRHLPLRANKTAIIWEPNDPNKPNVRISYAQLYEQVCQMANLLLSKGISKGDRVVLYMPMIPQLAVGVLACARIGAVHSVVFGGFSSQALADRINGAQAKLIITADAILRGAKQIPCKSIVDEALLQCHSVQTVLVANRCNTANLYMQANRDFYLEPALEKCATHCPAQTMDSEDPLFILYTSGSTGKPKGIVHTCGGYMVFMGYTFLNVFQYNEPDIFWCTADIGWVTGHSYSLYGPLLNGATTVLFEGVPTYPDAGRFWSVIDKLGVTQFYTAPTAIRSLMGEGEAPIKPYNLQSLKTIGSVGEPINEEAWHWYSTHIGKNRCPVVDTWWQTETGGILISALSGISATKPTYAGQPLPGVQPVLLDAQGNEITENNTEGLLCIKFPWPSIVRTIYGDHESCRQIYFAPFKNYYFTGDGAKRDDNGMFRIIGRVDDVINVSGHRIGTAEIENAIDEDENVIESAVVGYPHPIKGQGIYAYVICQTTPAQNSREAATIRQSITAMVEKQIGKIARPDKILFVTGLPKTRSGKIMRRILRKIAEGQTDQLGDTTTLLDPSVVIAIQQSATQLE; translated from the coding sequence ATGCGTATTAGTTCAAATGCCGACTACCAAACTGCCTACCAAAAAAGTATTGATAACCCCGAAGCATTTTGGAACGAAATTGCCCAAAATTTTACCTGGCGGCAACCGTGGCACACTACCTTAAACTGGAATTTCACCGAACCTAAGGTGGAGTGGTTTGTAGGCGGCCAGCTAAATATAACCGAAAACTGTATTGACAGACATTTACCACTTCGGGCTAATAAAACTGCCATTATTTGGGAGCCTAACGACCCAAACAAACCTAATGTCCGGATAAGCTACGCACAACTATACGAACAAGTTTGCCAAATGGCTAACCTCTTGTTAAGCAAGGGCATTTCAAAGGGAGACAGAGTTGTGTTATACATGCCCATGATCCCGCAATTAGCCGTAGGCGTATTAGCCTGCGCGCGTATAGGGGCGGTGCACTCGGTTGTATTTGGCGGGTTTAGCAGCCAAGCCCTTGCCGACCGTATTAATGGTGCCCAGGCAAAGCTAATAATTACCGCCGATGCTATTTTGCGCGGCGCAAAACAAATTCCTTGCAAATCAATTGTTGATGAAGCCCTTTTGCAATGCCATAGCGTACAAACCGTTTTAGTAGCAAACAGATGCAACACGGCCAATTTATATATGCAGGCCAACCGCGATTTTTACCTCGAACCTGCACTTGAAAAATGTGCTACCCATTGCCCCGCCCAAACAATGGACAGCGAAGACCCGCTGTTTATTTTATACACATCAGGTTCAACGGGCAAACCCAAAGGCATTGTGCATACCTGCGGCGGCTACATGGTTTTTATGGGATACACGTTTTTAAATGTTTTCCAATACAACGAACCCGATATTTTTTGGTGTACCGCCGATATTGGCTGGGTTACCGGACACAGTTACTCACTATACGGGCCGCTGCTTAACGGAGCAACAACTGTGCTATTCGAAGGGGTGCCAACCTACCCCGATGCCGGACGCTTTTGGTCGGTAATTGACAAATTAGGCGTTACCCAATTTTATACCGCCCCCACAGCTATTCGCTCGTTAATGGGCGAAGGCGAAGCACCCATTAAACCCTACAATTTACAAAGCCTAAAAACTATCGGTTCGGTTGGCGAGCCAATTAACGAAGAGGCATGGCATTGGTACAGCACCCATATTGGAAAAAACCGGTGCCCCGTGGTTGATACCTGGTGGCAAACCGAAACCGGAGGTATTCTTATTTCAGCGTTATCCGGAATTAGCGCCACCAAGCCTACTTATGCCGGCCAACCCCTGCCCGGCGTTCAGCCGGTTTTGCTCGATGCACAAGGCAACGAAATTACCGAAAACAATACCGAAGGATTACTTTGTATTAAATTTCCATGGCCATCTATAGTTCGCACTATTTACGGCGACCACGAAAGCTGCCGACAAATTTATTTTGCACCCTTTAAAAACTATTATTTCACCGGCGATGGCGCTAAACGAGATGATAACGGCATGTTCCGGATAATTGGCCGCGTTGATGACGTTATTAATGTATCGGGGCACCGGATTGGCACCGCCGAAATTGAAAACGCCATTGACGAAGATGAAAATGTAATAGAATCGGCGGTGGTAGGTTATCCACACCCTATTAAAGGCCAGGGTATTTATGCTTATGTAATTTGCCAAACTACACCAGCACAAAATAGCCGCGAAGCCGCCACTATTCGCCAGTCTATTACGGCCATGGTTGAAAAACAAATTGGCAAAATTGCCCGCCCCGATAAAATTTTATTTGTAACAGGTCTGCCCAAAACAAGATCGGGCAAAATAATGCGGCGCATATTGCGCAAAATTGCCGAAGGCCAAACCGACCAATTAGGCGATACTACTACCCTACTCGACCCAAGCGTAGTGATTGCTATTCAGCAAAGTGCAACTCAACTTGAATAA
- a CDS encoding glycosyltransferase family 2 protein, with the protein MQISVVIIAQNEAHRLPRCIAAAKPIANEILIIDGGSTDNTIQICHNLNVRLLQRPFDGFSTQKNYGNSCATHDWILSLDADEVLSPELQSEIAKLKQIANFDTFAHAVSLNRLTNYCGHWIKHSGWFPDVKIRLFNRHQAEWQGLIHEKLVFNTQQYTPLKIHACKGLLYHYSIENKKMHQQRIEHYAKLKAEKLHTKGQSLNGFIVFLKAVFRFFKHFVLQLGFLDGWAGFQIALFSAKAVLLTHTYLKSLQRS; encoded by the coding sequence ATGCAAATATCGGTTGTAATAATTGCCCAAAACGAGGCACACCGATTGCCGCGCTGTATTGCTGCCGCCAAACCCATTGCCAACGAAATACTAATTATAGACGGCGGCTCTACAGATAATACGATTCAAATTTGCCACAATTTAAACGTAAGGCTGCTTCAACGCCCCTTTGATGGATTTTCGACCCAAAAAAACTACGGCAATAGCTGCGCCACCCACGATTGGATTTTATCGCTTGATGCCGACGAGGTTTTAAGCCCCGAACTACAAAGCGAAATTGCAAAGCTAAAACAAATAGCCAATTTTGATACTTTTGCCCACGCTGTAAGCTTAAACCGCTTAACCAATTATTGCGGCCATTGGATTAAACATAGCGGCTGGTTTCCCGATGTTAAAATAAGGTTGTTCAACCGCCACCAAGCAGAATGGCAAGGACTAATTCACGAAAAGTTAGTATTTAACACCCAGCAATATACCCCTTTAAAAATCCATGCCTGCAAAGGTTTGCTGTACCACTACTCTATTGAAAACAAAAAGATGCACCAGCAACGCATTGAACACTACGCAAAACTAAAAGCCGAAAAACTACATACAAAAGGGCAAAGTTTAAATGGTTTTATCGTTTTTTTAAAAGCTGTTTTTAGGTTTTTTAAGCATTTTGTACTTCAGTTAGGCTTTTTAGACGGGTGGGCGGGTTTTCAGATAGCACTTTTTTCGGCTAAGGCGGTACTGCTTACCCATACCTATTTAAAATCCTTACAACGAAGTTGA
- a CDS encoding 3-hydroxybutyryl-CoA dehydrogenase: MSESPPIINTVAVAGAGLMGAGIAYLSALAGYKTILYDVNQQALISGMLRVTDYANTAVKLKKIEATKAIELQNSIQTTTNPNLLIADLIIEAVLEQLPIKINLFNQLAQINAPHTIFASNTSSIPITQIAAQIPNPHRVVGMHFFNPAPVMKLVEVIQGVSTSTETALTVAEVAKKMGKQVAFCADSPGFIVNRVARPYYTEGLKLLEENIAPLEIIDDLCQATGFKMGPFRLMDLIGIETNFAVTSTMYQQFFYEQRFKPNRIQQQKVDAGHFGRKTKQGFYTYD, encoded by the coding sequence ATGTCTGAATCCCCTCCAATTATTAATACCGTAGCTGTTGCCGGAGCCGGGCTAATGGGTGCAGGTATTGCCTATTTAAGTGCCTTGGCCGGTTACAAAACCATTTTGTACGACGTAAACCAGCAAGCCCTAATATCCGGAATGTTGCGCGTTACCGACTATGCCAATACTGCCGTAAAACTCAAAAAAATTGAGGCGACAAAGGCCATCGAACTTCAAAACAGCATACAAACAACTACCAACCCCAACCTCCTTATTGCCGACCTAATTATTGAAGCCGTTTTAGAACAATTGCCCATAAAAATAAACTTGTTCAACCAACTGGCACAAATCAATGCGCCACATACTATTTTCGCCAGCAACACCTCGTCTATACCAATTACACAAATTGCGGCACAAATACCAAACCCGCACCGCGTAGTAGGTATGCACTTTTTTAATCCTGCACCCGTAATGAAATTGGTTGAAGTCATACAAGGCGTATCTACAAGCACCGAAACGGCCTTGACTGTTGCAGAAGTGGCTAAAAAAATGGGCAAACAGGTAGCTTTCTGTGCCGACTCGCCCGGATTTATCGTAAACCGTGTAGCACGCCCATATTATACCGAAGGGTTAAAACTGCTCGAAGAAAATATAGCCCCCCTCGAAATTATTGACGACCTTTGCCAAGCAACCGGATTTAAAATGGGGCCTTTCAGATTGATGGATTTAATTGGCATTGAAACTAATTTTGCTGTTACAAGCACCATGTACCAACAATTTTTTTACGAGCAGCGCTTTAAGCCTAACCGCATACAGCAACAAAAAGTAGATGCCGGGCATTTTGGACGCAAAACCAAACAAGGGTTTTATACCTACGACTAA
- a CDS encoding transglycosylase SLT domain-containing protein produces MLKQAATYLTDTIAFEQKVRKIAKKLAVPPEWLMAVMHSESGFNASARNFKGSGATGLIQFMPQTAKQYDITVDQLQNMNHLDQLDYVYAYLNKVKKQYNIKYNNITSLYLAILYPDALDAEPCYALYSKPSIQYKMNAGLDEDKDGKVTVQDIDKRLKRMYPTACKATIKDEGKTNIFSGW; encoded by the coding sequence TTGTTGAAGCAAGCCGCCACTTACCTAACTGATACCATTGCATTTGAGCAAAAAGTCCGGAAAATTGCCAAAAAATTAGCTGTTCCTCCCGAGTGGTTAATGGCCGTCATGCACTCTGAAAGTGGGTTTAATGCCTCGGCGCGCAATTTTAAAGGAAGTGGCGCTACGGGTTTAATACAATTCATGCCCCAAACGGCAAAACAATACGATATCACCGTTGACCAATTGCAAAATATGAACCACTTAGACCAACTTGATTATGTGTATGCTTATTTAAACAAAGTGAAAAAACAGTACAATATAAAATATAATAATATTACAAGTTTGTATTTAGCTATTTTATATCCGGATGCTTTAGATGCCGAGCCTTGTTATGCCTTGTACAGCAAACCCTCCATTCAATACAAAATGAATGCGGGTTTGGATGAAGATAAAGACGGAAAAGTTACCGTTCAAGATATAGACAAACGATTAAAACGAATGTACCCAACCGCCTGTAAAGCAACCATTAAAGACGAGGGCAAAACAAATATTTTTTCCGGATGGTAG